A portion of the Gossypium arboreum isolate Shixiya-1 chromosome 8, ASM2569848v2, whole genome shotgun sequence genome contains these proteins:
- the LOC108469954 gene encoding S-adenosylmethionine decarboxylase proenzyme — protein sequence METKGGKKTKSNSSSKSFFYEAPLGYSIEDVRPHGGIKKFRSAAYSNCIRKPSMAFPVSAIGFEGCEKRLEISFFDPGFSVDPRGMGLRSLSKAQLDEILKPAECTIVSSLSNNHVDSYVLSESSLFVYPYKIIIKTCGTTKLLFSIPAILKLANSLSLSVQSVRYSRGSFIFPGAQPFPHRNFCEEVAILDRFFLKLGSHRKAYIMGGSDKTKKWHVYSASARTSNHSNPVYTLEMCMTGLDRKKASIFYKTHASSAASMTEHSGIRKILPYSQICDFEFDPCGYSMNSIEKGAISTIHVTPEDGFSYASFEASGYDFETLNSNQLIERVLACFKPTEFSVSLHVNMTRDDLRCRMPSYVNGYCCEKRSFEQLGNGGSVMYYSFGGGDMCVSPRSILKSCSWNEDDQSVGVRPAPYHLSAL from the exons ATGGAGACCAAGGGTGGGAAAAAGACTAAGTCCAATAGTAGTAGTAAATCCTTTTTCTATGAAGCTCCTTTAGGTTACAGCATTGAAGACGTTCGACCTCATGGTGGAATCAAGAAGTTCCGATCTGCTGCTTATTCCAAC TGCATCCGAAAGCCATCA ATGGCCTTCCCTGTCTCTGCAATCGGATTTGAAGGCTGTGAAAAAAGACTTGAGATTTCGTTTTTTGACCCTGGTTTTTCTGTTGATCCTCGAGGGATGGGCCTCCGTTCCTTATCCAAAGCACAATTGGATGAAATCCTAAAACCGGCTGAATGCACGATTGTTTCTTCACTTTCAAACAATCATGTCGATTCATATGTTCTTTCTGAATCAAGCCTCTTTGTCTACCCATACAAAATCATCATAAAGACTTGTGGCACTACGAAATTGCTCTTTTCAATCCCTGCTATTCTGAAACTGGCCAACAGCCTTTCACTTTCTGTACAGTCTGTTAGGTACAGTCGTGGGAGCTTCATATTTCCTGGGGCACAACCATTTCCACACCGTAACTTCTGTGAGGAAGTAGCAATCCTCGATCGCTTTTTTCTTAAGCTTGGTTCTCATAGAAAGGCTTATATTATGGGTGGTtctgataaaacaaagaaatggCATGTTTATTCAGCTTCTGCACGAACGAGTAATCATTCAAATCCTGTGTATACTTTAGAAATGTGCATGACCGGTTTGGACAGGAAGAAAGCCTCTATCTTTTACAAAACTCATGCAAGTTCAGCAGCTTCAATGACCGAGCATTCAGGTATCCGAAAGATTCTTCCATACTCGCAAATATGTGATTTCGAGTTCGACCCTTGCGGTTACTCCATGAATTCGATTGAAAAGGGTGCAATCTCAACAATCCATGTCACCCCAGAAGATGGTTTCAGTTATGCTAGTTTCGAGGCATCTGGTTATGATTTTGAAACTCTGAATTCGAATCAACTGATCGAGAGGGTTTTGGCTTGTTTCAAACCAACCGAGTTCTCTGTATCTCTGCATGTTAACATGACCCGAGATGACCTCAGGTGTAGGATGCCATCTTATGTGAATGGATACTGTTGCGAAAAAAGGAGCTTTGAACAGCTCGGGAATGGGGGTTCAGTCATGTACTACAGCTTTGGTGGGGGTGACATGTGTGTGTCCCCTAGGTCAATTCTGAAATCATGCAGCTGGAATGAGGATGATCAAAGTGTTGGGGTTAGGCCTGCTCCATATCATTTGAGTGCTCTATAG
- the LOC108467919 gene encoding uncharacterized protein LOC108467919, producing the protein MSTSELPRKEANVLKGHEGAVLAARFNSDGNYCLSCGKDRTIRLWNPHRGIHIKTYKSHGREVRDVHVTLDNSKLCSCGGDRQIFYWDVSTGRVIRKFRGHDGEVNAVKFNEYASVVVSAGYDRSLRAWDCRSHSTEPIQIIDSFSDTVMSVCLTKTEIIGGSVDGTVRTFDIRIGQEISDDLGQPVNCISLSNDNNCILANCLDSTLRLLDRSTGELLQEYKGHACKSYKMDCCLTNSDAHVTCGSEDGSIFFWDLVDASVVSKFRAHSSVVTSVSYHPKDNCMITSSVDGTVRVWKT; encoded by the coding sequence atgagcACATCGGAGCTGCCAAGGAAAGAAGCCAATGTCCTAAAAGGCCACGAAGGTGCGGTTTTAGCAGCCAGATTCAACAGCGATGGCAATTATTGCCTCAGCTGCGGCAAAGACCGCACCATCCGTCTTTGGAACCCCCACCGTGGCATCCACATCAAAACCTACAAATCTCACGGCCGCGAAGTACGCGACGTCCATGTCACCCTGGATAACTCTAAGCTGTGTTCTTGTGGTGGAGACCGACAGATTTTCTATTGGGATGTTTCCACCGGTCGTGTTATTCGCAAGTTTCGAGGCCATGACGGCGAGGTAAACGCGGTGAAGTTTAACGAGTATGCATCTGTGGTAGTATCTGCCGGTTATGATAGATCATTGCGTGCTTGGGACTGTAGGTCTCACAGCACTGAACCCATACAGATAATTGACTCATTTTCGGACACTGTTATGTCTGTTTGTTTAACCAAGACCGAAATTATTGGTGGGAGTGTTGATGGAACTGTTCGAACATTTGATATTCGTATCGGTCAAGAAATATCAGATGACTTAGGGCAACCTGTCAACTGTATCTCATTGTCAAATGACAATAACTGCATATTAGCTAATTGCTTGGATTCAACTTTACGACTTTTAGATAGGTCCACAGGTGAACTATTGCAAGAATATAAAGGACATGCTTGCAAGTCCTACAAAATGGATTGCTGCCTAACCAACAGTGATGCGCATGTAACTTGTGGCTCTGAGGATGGCTCGATTTTCTTCTGGGATTTAGTAGATGCATCTGTGGTTTCAAAATTTCGAGCTCATTCATCAGTGGTAACAAGTGTGAGTTACCACCCGAAAGACAACTGTATGATAACCTCCTCCGTGGATGGCACTGTTCGAGTTTGGAAAACATGA